From Clarias gariepinus isolate MV-2021 ecotype Netherlands chromosome 18, CGAR_prim_01v2, whole genome shotgun sequence:
gtcttgaaacataatgtaCTATACAATCCATGTACATTATCTATGTACATGAGtctaatttatttatccatGTACATaagtctaatttatttatttatttaaatcacataaaaaatcATGGGCTGTgtttagagtgattaaaaaacaatacaatgcatgctattataaggaaaatctccaTCTTTTCCGTTCCAGGGATTAAAAgcagtaacaatgtcaattggcTCATaccttttgtaaagtaaaagtaagcACCACGGGTTTCAGTCATAAGTTCAAACCACATTCCAGGCATTATTTTTGGCCATAGTCAAACCGTTTTAGACTTGActtattatacacaattctttgcTGTACTTGGGTAATTAtagattacccacaattttttattaactgttttatacgaatatttttgtgttgttaAACAAATCATCAGGATTTCCATTATTTCATAGGAGAAATTTGATTTGATATACgggtgttttgatatacaagcacacttccaaAACTAATTCTGCTCACAATCCAATGTTCTACTGTGTATATATGGTAACTTGGTGGTAACTTCAAGTGGTATGTTCATTTTTAATACAACAATTGAAAATTTAGaataacacaataataataataataataataataataataataataatgtcttgGGAAAAGGCTTTTACTGTGAGAGCCCTataaagggttaaaaaaaaattcaaatcaaGTTTTGAAGGTataacttctaatttagttcaactgtttttattattattattattattattattattattaataaaaacagtttaactAAATTAGACGTTATACCTTCAAAActtgatttacatttttttttaaccctttatAGGGCTCTCACAGTAATAGCCTTTTTCcgagacattattattattaatattattattattattattattattattattattattattagcagtagtAGTGATATTAGTAGTTATATCAAATGTTATGTCAAATATTGcaagtatatatacacagacacacatagtCAATTTATTTAAGTGACAACACATGTACATGTTTattcaccaacacacacacacacacgcacagacacacacgcagacaaagagagggggagagaaacAGACACAGGAAGTCACACatttgaaagaaaacaaaactgattgactgcatctctctctcacgcacgcacacacacacacacacacactctctttctcaggaAAATGGCAGAGGCAATCATTTCAGTACCAAACGATCAATTCAgctgtccagtgtgtctggatctCCTGAAGGATCCAGTGACTCTTGcctgtggtcacagtttctgtaaggtgtgtattaatAAATGCTGGGATCAGGAGGATGTGAAAGGTGTCTACAGCTGTCCTCAGTGCAAAGACACTTTCACTTTGAGGCCTGATCTACGCAAAAACACCATGCTAGCTGAAATGGTGGAGAGAGTGCAGAAAGCTGAAATCCGAGCTGCTCCTTCTGCTCAGCGTTACGCTGGACCTGGAGATGTGGCGTGTGATAGCTGCACAGAGAGAAGACACAAAGCCATAATGTCCTGTCTGATGTGTCAGGCCTCCTTTTGTGAAACTCATCTTAAACCTCATCTTAAAATTTCAGCAAAGCACACTTTGGTTGAAGCTTTACCAAAACTCCAAGAGAAGATCTGCTCTCAACATAAGAAACTGTTTGACATCTACTGTCTTACTGATCAGAAGTGTATTTGCTCTTCGTGTGTGTTGGAGAATCACAAAGGTCATGCCGCAGTATCACTTTCAGCAGGGAGAACCGAGAAACAGGTAAGACCtttcctatttcttttttttttttttaaatacattcaagattatatatttttttaaatctagaaTCAACAAGTCAGATGTTAGATTTAAAATGTGACTGCAATGATTAAATTCAGCAGACTATTCTGTGTTACTTTTCAGTATGTTGTGTTTTCAAATGATGAATAAATCTGTCTTCCTCACGAGTTCTAATCATGGATCATGGATTATGATTTGTGTACAGAAAAAGCTAAAGGAGGAACGGAGGCAAAGCCAGCAGATAATccaggagaagcagaagaaggtggAGGAGCTGAAATGTTCTGTGATCAGGATTAAGGTAAGCAGTGTGTGGAGACAGAGCTGctcctagaaacacacacaacatgaacagCCAGATTCATGgtaagcaagtgtgtgtgtgtgtgtgtgtgtgtgtgttctaacaGTCTCGTGCTCAGACAGCAGTGGAGAAAAATGACATTATCTTTACTGAGATGATCAGCTCCATGGAGAAGAAGCGCTCCGAGGTGACAGAGTGgatcagagctcaggagaagGCTAAGTTGAGTCAAGCTGAACGACTTCTGGAGCAACTGGAGGAGGAGATCACTGATCATAAGAGGAGAGTCACTGAGCTGGAGCAACTTTCACATACACAGGATCACATCCATTTCCTCCAGGTAACAAACACACTTTGTAGTGATGAGTTAGTTATGTTTACATTTGACACCAaaccttatttttttcatgtttttgtaaGCAGCCTATTGATCCACGCTGCGTCTTTGATCGAATTTCATCAGAGATCGTTGGTTTATTTCTCGTTCCTCACCTTAATTCTTCTCTCATTGTAGAGTTTCCAGTCTCTCTGTTTCTCCTCTGGACATAGGGATTCTCGCAGCTTTACTCTCCAGCAACCTCTCTCATTCTGCAGAATCATGAATTCTCTCTCAGATCTTAAAACAAGATTCGAGGAGTTCTGCGAAGATCAATTCCAAAAAATCCCTCAGGATGGTAAGATGATCTGTTTCTCTTGGAGAAACACCATgatgaacatttttatttatttagaaaatattcATAAGATACTAAGAAatcttttaacaaaaaaaactttaaaaattatttagaaaGTCCTGACATTTACTATATGACTTTAAAAGGCTTTCGTCTTTTACAGATGTTGCAGCTGCAGCAGTTCAGAAAATTTCACCATTAGAGCCAAAAAGCAGGGAAGAATTTCTGAAATGTatgtccaaaacacacacacacacacacacacacacacacacacacacacacacacacactgcccaaaatcatatttatttatttgtttacttatttgtttacttatttattattattattattattattattattattattattattattatgtgtttcattttagatttttgttaTCTGACTCTTGATGAAAAAACTTCCCATCATCGCTTCCTTCGTCTCTCTGAGAATAACAGAGTGGCAACCTTCAGTTGGATAAACAAGCTGTGTTCTTTTTATGCAGAAAGATTTGACTCCTGTTTTGAGGTTCTGTGTAAGGAGAGTATATGTGGGTGCAGTTACTGGGAGGTGGATTGGGGAAATCATAGTACTGTACACATTTCTGTCTCATATAAAGGGAGAAGGGAAAAAGAATGGGGTAAAGAGTGTGGGTTTGGATGCAACAGTCAGTCCTGGAGTCTGTactgttcttcttcttcatctccTTTCTTTTTCTACCATAACAACACTAAAACTGAGCTCTGTGTTCCACCGTCCCCCAGAATCGGAGTGTATGTGGACTATAAtgcaggaactctgtccttctacCGCGTCTCTGACCCGATGAGGCTCATCCACAGGGTCTCCACCAAATTCACTCAGCCTCTATACGCTGGCTTTGGGGTCTATAAAGGATCTGTGAGGTTGTGTGATCCGAAATAATGGTTTCATCATTGTTTTTACAACTGTGATAAAACTTAGACATCAgtcacaaaaaaactaaaacataaacaaaatattaactGTTAAAAAGGTGAATAGTTATAATCCAAATATAATCCAATTATGTATATCAGATCTACACAGATCTATATATAAATCtgattcacaaaaaaataacttacattttttgatagtgtttccatttgttaaaaatatacatagaAATCTCTGTAGAAGTACATTATCTGTAAATTGAACTgttattttaagtattatttctatactgaaaatgttatttcttttcacattttaactgcaaaaatactatattattcatactgtattttatttttcatattagtttaatataacTTTGACATTCATGTTCTAGATGCAAGTTTAGCATTATTTTATGACATCAATGCAAGACCGGTGTGCAGACGGACAAAAGAGGAGGCATGGGAAAGGGCACATGATGGGCTAGGGAAAACatgagctgatacagagagagagaaaatggatctttaatctCTGATGAAACTTTTATTATAGCACACagatgtgttataataaacagtacatgcgcgctgtacacacacacatacaaacacaaaataaaatatgttttacacacacatgtggtcacagtgttatagtaagcagtacacacgtgcacagatgttgattataccagtgagagtcGCGAACTAAGACCCagtaggggagacgattacccacaattccgcagcacaaaagaaagaaaaaacgttggctcagttgtgatcacgtgtcgcttggcatcaaaacaagaagcgcatgcatgatacatgatactcggtggtcgtaaaccaagacttgttcgtttttcaagtcaaaatttataaaaaatcttttcttgTTTTGCGGAACACTATATAGTGATTCATCCAAATATTTAATGATACACAGTTATTTACATgacaactattttttttctccacacacacacacacacacacacacacacacacacacacgagagagaaaaacagacaaagGTAGCCACACATactgatttacaaaaaaacaaaactgatctctgagtgtaagggccatatttcattcttgtgatttgttgttgtgtttatttcatttcagtctattagttaagcattaagcattaagtatcatactcataatttgtattgtgacatcatttcatgagttgttctgtgacatcatctcacagttatgtagttgcatgtctatcacgcacgttagttgttagttgttgttaagacacggaaggatacagaaaggtgcttttgaccgtgagacagtaagctaaaaggaatacagtaaaatgagtgtcgtgactacagtggatttatgcaagaaactgtaacaaccgttgtactttgatgttaaaaataaacaagagacaaagaaatcaacgaaacgtctgaagtcgtcagtgacactgtgtaacaaaagacaggcgtcagaacttgtgaataacatgcacgtacactgAGTATCTCTCTCTCGTCTTAGAGCAGGAAAATGGTTAAGCTGTTTATTCCAGTACCTTAGGGTCAGTTCATCTGTTAAGTGTGTCTGGATCTCTCGAAGGATCCAGTGATGATTCcctgtggtcacagtttctgtaaggtgtgtattaatggCTTTTGGGAGGAGGAGAAAGGTGTCTACAGCTGTCCTCAGTGCAAAGACACTTTCACTTTGAGGCCTGATCTACGCAAAAACACCATGCTAGCTGAAATGGTGGAGAGAGTGCAGAAAGCTGAAATCCGAGCTGCTCCTTCTGCTCAGCGTTACGCTGGACCTGGAGATGTGGCGTGTGATAGCTGCACAGAGAGAAGACACAAAGCCATAATGTCCTGTCTGATGTGTCAGGCCTCCTTTTGTGAAACTCATCTTAAACCTCATCTTAAAATTTCAGCAAAGCACACTTGGTTGAAGCTTTACCAAAACTCCAAGAGAAGATCTGCTCTCAACATAAGAAACTGTTTGACATCTACTGTCTTACTGATCAGAAGTGTATTTGCTCTTCGTGTGTGTTGGAGAATCACAAAGGTCATGCCGCAGTATCACTTTCAGCAGGGAGAACCGAGAAACAGGTAAGACCtttcctatttcttttttttttttttaaatacattcaagattatatatttttttaaatctagaaTCAACAAGTCAGATGTTAGATTTAAAATGTGACTGCAATGATTAAATTCAGCAGACTATTCTGTGTTACTTTTCAGTATGTTGTGTTTTCAAATGATGAATAAATCTGTCTTCCTCACGAGTTCTAATCATGGATCATGGATTATGATTTGTGTACAGAAAAAGCTAAAGGAGGAACGGAGGCAATCCCAGCAGATAATccaggagaagcagaagaaggtggAGGAGCTGAAATGTTCTGTGATCAGGATTAAGGTAAGCAGTGTGTGGAGACAGAGCTGctcctagaaacacacacaacatgaacagCCAGATTCATGgtaagcaagtgtgtgtgtgtgtgtgtgtgtgtgtgtgtgttctaacaGTCTCGTGCTCAGACAGCAGTGGAGAAAAATGACATTATCTTTACTGAGATGATCAGCTCCATGGAGAAGAAGCGCTCCGAGGTGACAGAGTGgatcagagctcaggagaagGATAAGTTGAGTCAAGCTGAACGACTTCTGGAGCAACTGGAGGAGGAGATCACTGATCATAAGAGGAGAGTCACTGAGCTGGAGCAACTTTCACATACACAGGATCACATCCATTTCCTCCAGGTAACAAACACACTTTGTAGTGATGAGTTAGTTATGTTTACATTTGACACCAaaccttatttttttcatgtttttgtaaGCAGCCTATTGATCCACGCTGCGTCTTTGATCGAATTTCATCAGAGATCGTTAGTTCATTTCTCGTTCCTCACCTTAATTCTTCTCTCATTGTAGAGTTTCCAGTCTCTCTGTTTCTCCTCTGGACATAGGGATTCTCGCAGCTTTACTCTCCAGCAACCTCTCTCATTCTGCAGAATCATGAATTCTCTCTCAGATCTTAAAACAAGATTCGAGGAGTTCTGTGAAGATCAATTCCAAAAAGTCCCTCAGGATGGTAAGATGATCTGCAACACCATgatgaacatttttatttatttagaaaatattcATAAGATACTAAGAAatcttttaacaaaaaaacttagaattttttttttagaaaatcctGACATTTACTATTTGACTTTAAAAGGCTTTCGTCTTTTACAGAAGTTGCAGCTGCAGCAGTTCAGAAAATTTCACCGTTAGAGCCAAAAAGCAGGGAAGAATTTCTGAAATGTatgtccaaaacacacacacacacccagatcCACACATTACGCCCaacatcatatttatttatttgtttacttatttattattattattattattattattattatgtgttttattttagatttttgttaTCTGACTCTTGATGAAAAAACTTCCCATCATCGCTTCCTTCGTCTCTCTGAGAATAACAGAGTGGCAACCTTCAGTTGGATAAACAAGCTGTGTTCTTTTTATGCAGAAAGATTTGACTCCTGTTTTGAGGTTCTGTGTAAGGAGAGTATATGTGGGTGCAGTTACTGGGAGGTGGATTGGGGAAATCATAGTAGTGTACACATTTCTGTCTCATATAAAGGGAGAAGGGAAAAAGAATGGGGTAAAGAGTGCGGGTTTGGATGCAACAGTCAGTCCTGGAGTCTGtactgttcttcttcttcttctcccttCTTTTTCTACCATAACAACACTAAAACTGAGCTCTGTGTTCCACCGTCCCCCAGAATCGGAGTGTATGTGGACTacagtgcaggaactctgtccttctacCACGTCTCTGACACGATGAGGCTCATCCACAGGGTCTCCACCAAATTCACTCAGCCTCTATATGCTGGCTTTGGGGTCTATAAAGGATCCGTCAGGTTGTGTGATCCGAAATAATGgtttcattattgtttttacaactgtgataaaactaaaacattaacaaaatatTAACTGTTAAAAAGGTGAATAGTTATAATCCAAATATAATCCAATTATGTATATCAGATCTACACAGATCTATATATAAATCtgattcacaaaaaaataacttacattttttgatagtgtttccatttgttaaaaatatacatagaAATCTCTGTAGAAGTACATTATCTGTAAATTGAACTgttattttaagtattatttctatactgaaaatgttatttcttttcacattttaactgcaaaaatactatattattcatactgtattttttttttcatattagtttaatataacTTTGACATTCATGTTCTAGATGTAAGTTTAGCATTATTTTATGACATCAATGCAAGACCGGTGTGCAGACGGACAAAAGAGGAGGCATGGGAAAGGGCACATGATGGGCTAGGGAAAACatgagctgatacagagagagagaaaatggatctttaatctCTGAtgaaacttgcttttgctttacacggaTGCACACagatgtgttataataaacagtacatgcgcgctgtacacacacacatacaaacacaaaataaaatatgttttacacacacatgtggtcaca
This genomic window contains:
- the LOC128506346 gene encoding tripartite motif-containing protein 16-like — encoded protein: MAEAIISVPNDQFSCPVCLDLLKDPVTLACGHSFCKVCINKCWDQEDVKGVYSCPQCKDTFTLRPDLRKNTMLAEMVERVQKAEIRAAPSAQRYAGPGDVACDSCTERRHKAIMSCLMCQASFCETHLKPHLKISAKHTLVEALPKLQEKICSQHKKLFDIYCLTDQKCICSSCVLENHKGHAAVSLSAGRTEKQKKLKEERRQSQQIIQEKQKKVEELKCSVIRIKSRAQTAVEKNDIIFTEMISSMEKKRSEVTEWIRAQEKAKLSQAERLLEQLEEEITDHKRRVTELEQLSHTQDHIHFLQSFQSLCFSSGHRDSRSFTLQQPLSFCRIMNSLSDLKTRFEEFCEDQFQKIPQDDVAAAAVQKISPLEPKSREEFLKYFCYLTLDEKTSHHRFLRLSENNRVATFSWINKLCSFYAERFDSCFEVLCKESICGCSYWEVDWGNHSTVHISVSYKGRREKEWGKECGFGCNSQSWSLYCSSSSSPFFFYHNNTKTELCVPPSPRIGVYVDYNAGTLSFYRVSDPMRLIHRVSTKFTQPLYAGFGVYKGSVRLCDPK
- the LOC128506347 gene encoding tripartite motif-containing protein 16-like protein produces the protein MIPCGHSFCKVCINGFWEEEKGVYSCPQCKDTFTLRPDLRKNTMLAEMVERVQKAEIRAAPSAQRYAGPGDVACDSCTERRHKAIIKAHLVEALPKLQEKICSQHKKLFDIYCLTDQKCICSSCVLENHKGHAAVSLSAGRTEKQKKLKEERRQSQQIIQEKQKKVEELKCSVIRIKSRAQTAVEKNDIIFTEMISSMEKKRSEVTEWIRAQEKDKLSQAERLLEQLEEEITDHKRRVTELEQLSHTQDHIHFLQSFQSLCFSSGHRDSRSFTLQQPLSFCRIMNSLSDLKTRFEEFCEDQFQKVPQDEVAAAAVQKISPLEPKSREEFLKYFCYLTLDEKTSHHRFLRLSENNRVATFSWINKLCSFYAERFDSCFEVLCKESICGCSYWEVDWGNHSSVHISVSYKGRREKEWGKECGFGCNSQSWSLYCSSSSSPFFFYHNNTKTELCVPPSPRIGVYVDYSAGTLSFYHVSDTMRLIHRVSTKFTQPLYAGFGVYKGSVRLCDPK